One stretch of Lacrimispora sphenoides DNA includes these proteins:
- a CDS encoding SDR family NAD(P)-dependent oxidoreductase: protein MNRGIVVTGGSHGIGKQICLDFIEAGDQVCFLDIDEKRSAEFAEENPNLFYFGVVFM from the coding sequence ATGAATAGAGGAATTGTTGTTACCGGTGGCTCACATGGGATAGGAAAACAGATATGCCTGGACTTTATTGAGGCGGGCGATCAAGTGTGCTTTCTTGATATAGATGAAAAGAGATCTGCTGAATTTGCAGAAGAAAATCCAAATCTGTTTTACTTTGGTGTTGTTTTTATGTGA
- a CDS encoding NAD(P)-dependent malic enzyme: protein MNYFEESLKLHERHAGKIEIRSKVPVVTREDLSLAYTPGVAEPCRKIHANEEDVYKYTSKGNLVAVVTDGTAVLGLGDIGPKAGLPVMEGKAILFKEFADVNAIPICLDTKDTDEIVTAVKWIAPGFGGINLEDISAPRCFEVEERLKKELDIPVFHDDQHGTAIVVLAGIINALKVVGKDIREIKVVVNGAGAAGTAIAKLLLACGVSKLIVCDKVGILYQGIEGVDYAKQALAKITNPDQLKGDLSDALKGADVFIGVSAPDIVSREMVSSMNQDAILFAMANPTPEIMPEKAREAGARVIGTGRSDFPNQVNNVLAFPGIFKGALEVRAREINEEMKLAAAYAIASMVSDEELNEECVIPNALDKKVSENVAEAVKKAARESGAARI from the coding sequence ATGAATTATTTTGAAGAGAGCTTAAAATTGCATGAACGCCATGCAGGAAAAATCGAAATCAGATCTAAGGTTCCTGTAGTTACCAGAGAGGACTTAAGCCTTGCTTATACCCCTGGAGTAGCGGAGCCATGCCGGAAAATTCATGCCAATGAGGAAGATGTATATAAGTATACCTCGAAAGGAAATCTGGTCGCAGTCGTAACTGACGGAACCGCAGTGCTTGGGCTTGGAGACATCGGACCAAAAGCAGGTCTTCCGGTTATGGAAGGAAAGGCGATTTTATTTAAAGAATTTGCGGATGTCAATGCGATTCCGATTTGCCTGGATACCAAAGATACGGATGAAATTGTAACAGCAGTTAAATGGATTGCACCGGGATTTGGAGGCATCAATCTGGAGGATATTTCAGCACCAAGGTGCTTTGAGGTAGAAGAACGGTTAAAAAAAGAGCTTGATATTCCCGTGTTCCACGATGATCAGCACGGAACCGCTATTGTGGTGCTGGCAGGAATTATCAATGCGTTAAAGGTAGTGGGCAAAGATATTAGAGAAATTAAAGTTGTGGTAAACGGTGCAGGAGCAGCGGGTACCGCCATTGCTAAGCTACTGCTTGCCTGCGGCGTTTCAAAACTGATTGTCTGTGATAAAGTAGGCATTCTTTATCAGGGAATAGAAGGTGTTGACTATGCCAAGCAGGCGCTGGCGAAAATAACAAATCCGGATCAGTTAAAAGGAGATTTAAGCGATGCATTAAAGGGTGCAGATGTGTTTATCGGAGTTTCTGCTCCTGACATTGTAAGCAGGGAAATGGTAAGCTCCATGAACCAGGATGCCATCCTCTTTGCCATGGCAAATCCCACTCCTGAAATTATGCCGGAGAAGGCAAGAGAAGCAGGCGCCAGAGTCATTGGAACCGGCCGTTCGGATTTCCCAAATCAGGTAAACAATGTTCTTGCTTTTCCGGGAATCTTCAAAGGCGCATTGGAGGTAAGGGCCAGGGAAATCAATGAGGAAATGAAGCTTGCGGCAGCCTATGCCATTGCTTCCATGGTTTCCGATGAGGAGTTAAATGAGGAATGCGTCATTCCGAATGCATTGGATAAAAAGGTTTCTGAAAACGTGGCGGAAGCAGTAAAAAAGGCGGCAAGAGAGAGCGGTGCAGCCAGAATATAA